The sequence below is a genomic window from Nicotiana tomentosiformis chromosome 6, ASM39032v3, whole genome shotgun sequence.
ATCTAGGTGAGTTTACTTTCCACCAAAGCAATATATTAGAGTCAGCTATTTCATTTTCAACTTCTTCTGTAAGATATTTTTCCAATTCTGATTTAGAATTTGAACCTTCAATCCCAGCtttatatctttttaattcttcaAAGAAAGAACCAAAAGCCCCTCCGCTTTGGACACTAATAGTATTAGCTAAAAGCGATGAAGTAGAAGTTTTCATTGTGTCCAATGAAGAGTTAGATAAACATGAAGAAGGACGACAACCTTTATCTTTTGAATGAGACTTTACATACTCATCAAACAATGAAGTCATGTATGTATGCACTGCCTTCGCGATAATTGACCCTTTTTCTTCAAACATCTTCGCAAGTGCAAAACTAACAGAATCAAACTTGTACCGAGGATCCAAAATACATGAAATGAAAATTATCTAGTTTATTTTTTCTGGATTACCCCAATACTTATCAAATTTCTCCTTCATCTTCTTTGCCATTGAACCCAAAAGAACATCTTCATTTAATATTAATTATTTCAAGTAAACAACAACTTCACAAATTTTAAGAAAATGATGATTTGATGTAACATAAAGTGAGCCAGATACCTTTAAAGTAAGcttataaaaaatttcaaaaaaatttgTCAATTTCTTTACATCTCCCAATCACTACTCAAAAGTGTACTTGCAGGACTTCCATCCACAATATCAACAAACTCAAGATGATGTGACAAGCCAATATCATGATCAGCATATTCTAAAATTGTACTCTCATATTCAATAGCCATGTTCAATATCAAGTATGTAGAATTTCACCTTGTAGGAACATCCAAACATAAAGATTTCCTAACTAGATTTCTTTCATCACAACATTCCTCAAACTTTTTTCACCTAGCAGGAGACTGCCTGATATATCTCATTGCTTGCCTAATACGTTCAATAGACACAATTGATTCTTTTATACCATCCTGAACAACAAGATTCATAATATGAGCCATACACCTCACGTGAAGGTGCTTACCATTCATGGAATTGGTCCCCCTTTTTGTTAACTTCTTAGAAAGCTCCTTCACCGTCACATCATTTGAACTAGCATTATCAACTGTGACAGTGAAAATCTTTTGTAACCCCCACTCTTTCATACAATTAACAATATTATTTGCCATATCTTCACCCCTATGACTAGAAATTGGACAAAAATTGATAGTTCTTTTATGCATTTTCCATTCACTATCAATCCAATGAACAGTAATACACATATAATTTATTCGTTGTAAGGAAGTCCAAGTATCAGTGGTAAGGCAAACTCTCTGATCTTTAAAAAGCTTCACCAACTTACGTTTTTCCTCATTGAAAAGATCAAAACAGTCCCGAGTCACAGTTCTACGTGAAGGAATTCGAAAAAAGGTTGTGCAACTTTCATAAAATTCATATAACCTTCCTTTTCAACAAAGCTGAAAGGAAGTTCATCAACGATCACCATACGACACAAAGCCTTCCTACACTGttcttgatcaaatttccaaAGAACAACAGCTATATCACCCTTATTACCCTCGGAACAGGTTGAAAGGCTAATTTTGATTAACTTTTTGCAACATCTAAAggcatttttttttaatattggtTATATGTGTAAGCAGTGATTTCATACCATTATCTTTTGTATCAGCAAAATATTCTTTTTTGCAATATTTACAGACACCCTTTTGATTTCCTTCCGAATCAATAATTTGGTCAAAATGATCCCATGCAGGAGACCTCTTTTTTCTTTGTCTCCTTACTGTCGATTGAACTGATTGAGATTGTGTTGTCGCATTTGAATTAGAAGCTCCACTTTCACCAATCACCTTATCAATTATGATATTTTCAGCCATGCGTTTGTGTCACTTTGAGTTTGAATTTAAAAGAAATCAAGCAGCGAGGCAACAAAATCTTAAGAAACGAATTAGAAGAATCTAGACATAAGGCAATTAAAGATGAAAAATCTAGACATAAAGCAACTGAACAAAATACATACTGGTTTATCCTACACCTACTTTCTCTGTGATTTTACAATTAATATTCTCAGAAGTTTTTCATTCTTAAAGTTGATTCTACGATTTCCTAGTACAAGACTTAGTTGGAGCAGCATAGACAATTATCATATCATCACAACTCCTTTGCATACCACTAGGAGTGCTTAACGTGGAAGACCAACTTAAACTTGACTAGAAATTGTAAAATGAGTTCCATGTAGACAATGAGTATGAATAATTACAGAATTATTTGTTAACTACATTCAAGCAATTAGTGTGTTGCACATTGGAATAGTTACCCAAAGTCTAATCTAATCTTAAATTTTGCATAAAAAAGATAAGTTGAATTCAACAGTCAACAAATTGGCCAAACCTAGGGCACAATAGGCAAAAACCCTTGCAAAAATCAGTATATTAGCGAGAAACACATAAAAATTCGAAAACCGCAAATACATTTTCCTTTTTGTTTAGCCACCTATTATCCAAAATCAATTGGGCCGACATATTTGGAGTCGGTCGCATTACTAAAAGGGGTAAAACGCCTATTCTCAGAAGTTTTTCATTCTTAATGGTCAAACTCAAAATTTCTTAAACTTGAGCAAATTAATTTCCTACTAGTTGTGATGGAAAATCAAAACAGAGCATAAACGATTCGGGTAGGCAACTCAAAAATAAACTGATTAGAAATAACGACACGAAGATGGATTAGGAATCAATAAACGATTGAATCAACTGAAGACGAAGATGAAGGCAAGTAGGCAAccgaagatgaagatgaagcaaCTAAAAACTTACACGAAGAATGAGGATGAAGCTGAAGAATGCGGCTGAGAAATGTGAACCGTAAAGCAACTGAAGAGTGAAGAGTCCGAACTCTGAAGAATGCGGTTGAGGCTGAGTAAGAATAGGAAAGAATGAAGCCCTAGCATATCTCACATGTATATACTTAAGGGTAAAGTAGTAATTTCGTTAATCCTTATTAGGTTATCGGTTAACCCAATAACAGAATTGCCAAACCGAGGCCcgaaccgataacccaatagtGAAAAAATTCTAAACTGTTACCGAACCGTTAACTCAATAACCCAATACCGATAACCCAATAAATAATTAACGGTTCGGGTTATCGGTTTTACCCGATATATGCCCAACCCTAGTAAATTGCCTTTCATACATCATATCTTATGAAAGGAGAACGTGCAGGGGGGATATTTGAACTATGGAGCAACAGTACTCACCTATTAGTGACAGGTACGAGATGTTGACACTAGCACTTCCAATACAATTTCTGGCTTTCTTCGCACTTTCATACCAAATCCTATTCCCCTGCAATCCACTTTCTATCATAGGCCtttaaaaggggggggggggggtggaggaAAGGACAAGTCTATACAAAAACTACACATTGCGGCAAAAACCAAAAGCACTAGCATGGAAACATAAGACTAATCTCAACTTTTCTCAGCTCAAACAATGTTCATAGGGAACTGCATTACAAACGAGTTAGAGCATCCAAATTTATCAATACAAGCGCTTAAAGGTGAAAGCTAAGGCTCATTGCATCCAGTGAAACAAAGACTACTACAAAAGGGAAACATCTGAACAGAACAGAAACTCTGTGGTCCATTCTTAAGAAAGAGAAACAATCCTTTCCGCCTTAGTTCATTTCTTCTCCGTGTTGCTTTCCAATTCCCTTTTGAGCTGAAGAGAGAAGTCATCATTGACATCATCATCATCCCAATCATCTTCCCATTGCTGGGTAACTTCTTTCCCTTCCTCTTTCGCCTCCCACTCTAATAAAGAGGTCAATACCAGATGTTAATGAAGAGACAAAGTGGAGAGAAAATGAAAGGCAAAGTGTAAGTAGAGACAAACTGAATAACAGATTTTCCACATACATATAaactaatttttaaaaaaaggagaaaatttTATGTTTTTAGAGAACAAAACCTATGATGGTCTAATGCTGCTCCAAAATTGAGAAGACTAATGCAAAATTTCAATACCAAGGTTATTTGGACCCAATTGCAAGAATCGGACACAATCCATTTTGACATGCGTACATGTGTCCAACCAATTAAGTCCTACAAACACTGACAGTTGAAGGCTACTAGACATTTCAAATGACAAATGTTAAATTTTGCGAATGACAGGTCATTCAGAAGCATGAATGGAAGTGgaagagaaaataacttcagGAAAGTGGTGCAAATTCTTTGACATTAACCCTTCCGGCTTCAATTCTTGATATAACCTTCTAGCATGATCTTTTCTCTTGTGGTGAGCATTTCTCAACATTGGACAATTATGTCCTGCAAACACCGACAGTTGAAGGCTACTAgacatcccccccccccctccgaAAAAGGGGTAAGGGGTGGAGGAGCTAAAAAAAGAGCACTCAAACAACTGATACCAAACTAATTAGTATCATTATAGGGCCCAATTCTTGTTCTCATTTAGCCTAAATATCTAGCTCCTCTAAATACCTACAAACAAATAGTCAGATTCCTAAGATAGTTGAGGCCAGCACTGAGCAATACCACAATAGTTTTTATTAGGGCCACGGTTTGAACACTAGTGGATAACGAGCCCGCCCCTCTACCCTATTCCACTTAAATTGTTCGCAACCGTGAGATGCACCTAACCACACATCACGCGCTATACCGCTTATAAGAGTTTCATGAGGCCATTATGTGACTCAAATCAGACACTCAAAAACACACATAAGATgcaaaaatagaaaagaattaaTGATGCTAACCCTCAAATTTAAAAACGAAGATAATCAGCAAGAGAAAAATGAAAGAGCCTAACGATAATGAGTGTTAACTAACCTTGATCAATTTCGAACTCTTCAAATTCGTCATCATCCTCGAACAGATCCATTTTCACGTCTTCAGTTGCTGGCTTTGGTTGTTCCGTTGCCATTGCTATTTACTAACAAAAAGGGTATATTTACATTAGTAACATTAACAGATAGCTATAAGAAAGAAAAGTAAGTTTTTTATAACAATAAGCAAAAATCCAGATGGTAAACCCTAACTGCCGATAATGGAAAATAGGACTGCATATACTTAATCGAAGTGGAAATTGAAAATTGAagagaccaaaaaaaaaaaaaatcaaacttaCAAAGATTTGGTGAAAATTGACGAGCTATAATTTTGCTACTGCCACTAATTTTGTAATGAGTTGTTGAAACTGGATTTTTTTTCAGTGGGGAAGGAGACCCTATATATTAACTCCCGCGAGGATTTCTTGGGGATGCGGCAACTGTTGAAACGGCGTCGCTCCGCCCTGCGAAATTTGGAATTTGCTCCTGCCAATATTGTGGAGTATTGgattttggaattgtttccttttTAAATACTTACACTCACCCTATAGGCTCTTTCTTTCGTAGGGGCGGTAAAattaaaagaatttttttttttcctatacactatttaaaattttattacgAAAAATATTTAAGTTTTTATATTTATCCGATCTAAATATGTTTTagctacaatatatatatatattccacctTAAAAGACtttcaatccattattagtgtcttcaatcaagggatttaattatacctttttctttttttctctcctctccccACTCTTCTCTCCGGACCTTCCACTCTTTTCAAAATATTACTCTAGGAGATTGCGAACTTTTTAAATCACGACACCAAAATTTAAATCTATTTTAAAGTACTAGTAATACTAATTATATTCTGAAAAGAGAGTAAAAAAATTGCTTTTCCTTTCGATTAGTTCCCCtttcttctatatttttcttttaacctTCTGATGTGAAGatgttttttttttaagaaaGTGAGATTTCTCATTTCCGTAATCACTGATGCCAGACAATCCCATTGAAGTGGAACCATCAAATAAATTCAAGTGTCTAAACTCTATTGACACTAACATTTATGTAACTTTATTGACAATATATCTAAGGGGAGGGGCCATACTGGTTAGTCTTGCCTGGAGAACAACTGAACAAAATCAATAATAAGAGATATGCTGGATCTGTAGCCCCCTATTTGTttgatcatttcttttcttttatcttcctttgttttaaaattaataaataaaagtaGTAGTAGAATTTTCCGCGttcaatatttgatatttttatacaaatttcatacaatatatcttttgtatattttgtatctgatttatacataataaaaataaatttcatacaactaaatatatattatacaacttatttacaacttatctacaactttcatacattatttctacccagttatatacaactacaatatcatacaacttaaatacaattcttatacaaattttatacaatatattttttgtatattttgtatctgatttatacatagtaaaaataattttcatacaactaattatatattatacaacttatttacaacttatctacaactttcttATATTATTTCTACCTAGttatatataactacaatatcatacaacttaaatacaatttttatacaaattttatacaatatgtctttgtatatattttgtatctgatttgtatacaTTTTGTctgtggtgtgtgcttcttcctctctaaaattccaatcaaaacttaccctcttaatacaattttgatacatatcaataactttatgtaaaaagattgtattgataacttaaatacaaattttatacaactattCATGCATTATACAACTATTGTTCAACTtttatacaacattcaaataaaaaaatatataactacaacagaatacaatttacatacaattatactacaactttactacaatttcgtaagtatattgtatgtcttcttcttcttcttcttcgagttcttcgagtttcaatctgaaattcaaccaaaatcaagtctaatatttaccaaacaccctcaaaattgagatataaactccaaacaatattcccaattatttgcaacaacactcaatccaaacaaataatgatttttgaaaaaccaaattcgaattcaaagtttcaaaactttttaatggttgttAATAGTGAAGagtcaaacactttcaaaatttattgattgacaatttcaatttgaacaccaattgtgcaacattactggaatttgaacaccaattgtgcaacacctTTAGCTCTACATTACTGGAATTTTAATAAGCGTGGAATTGCTGCTCTCTTTCCCATTTGCTCTACATTACTGGAATTAAGgattaagagagagagagagagagagagagagagagagagagagagagagagagagagagagagagagagagagagagcaggaGAGAGAGCGCAGGAGGGAGATAGAATAAGGATGgaaaataattgattccttattcaattcctaatataaaggaatactcatttaatttctaacgtgtatataattggtaaattgtatatgcctatgtaattaaattgaaacttgagtagaaagggtaataaaatttcaaatagtgtataggaaagtAAAAATCTATAAAACTAATCCAAACTTATTTGACCTGCCCAACTCATCCAAGTTTTAATAGGTTTGGGTTAGAACGATTTTGAAAAAGGGATATTTTAGGCTAGTCCAAGTTAATCCATCATCAGCCCAAATAAACTCATGATGATGCTCAACCTTACCTATGAAAATGCTCAATCTTAGAGTTCTACCTTGACCCATGtgctagaaaatattttctaattttttcagatttggttagtttaaatgtttgaaaaatattttctttatgaattctcttttctccaattggaggaaaatatttttcctatcaagaaaagggaaaatatttttcaaaactctttttcaacattCGTCATCTCCACCAACCCCACCACCCCACCCACCTCCCCTACCCTCACCCCCATCCCCACTTGAATCCCACCACTCTCACCCAcccaacctgtcacgacccaaaccgatggggcgcgacgggcacccggtaccttactcaaccgagtaccaatgtaatgtatctttcgtatcatactatcataggtaattgagtCGGAGAGGCTATCCTGAGATAAGtaaaataaaacatgaggaaatactcaatatagggtgacccaacttgatatactgacttatacatatgacgtattggcctataaggccataccagtatccgtatata
It includes:
- the LOC104102256 gene encoding protein DSS1 HOMOLOG ON CHROMOSOME V-like, which codes for MATEQPKPATEDVKMDLFEDDDEFEEFEIDQEWEAKEEGKEVTQQWEDDWDDDDVNDDFSLQLKRELESNTEKK